A stretch of the Sulfurospirillum sp. UCH001 genome encodes the following:
- a CDS encoding fumarate reductase cytochrome b subunit → MSDLLEGFLGTSVEGKKSRVPAKLDYVQSATGLFLGLFMWGHMFFVSTILVSKDFMYTITKMFEGSMFLSEPQPWIVSAIVLFVFAVFIVHAMLGMRKLPITFRQYQAYKTHMGMMKHDDTTMWFTQAFTGFAMFFLGSAHLLMMAVKADEIGPYGSADRMYSDFMWPFYLLLLLAVEFHGGIGLYRLCVKWGWFEGEHAKESRKNLKKAKWAITAFFLALGLLTLAAYVKIGYEHRNNAGEAYKPSAQLEVRYDVKVGA, encoded by the coding sequence GTGAGTGACCTACTTGAAGGTTTTTTAGGTACGAGCGTTGAGGGAAAAAAGAGTAGAGTTCCTGCGAAACTTGACTATGTTCAAAGTGCAACAGGACTATTCTTAGGTTTGTTTATGTGGGGACATATGTTCTTTGTTTCAACTATCTTAGTTAGCAAAGATTTTATGTACACAATAACAAAAATGTTTGAAGGCAGTATGTTCTTAAGTGAGCCACAGCCTTGGATCGTTTCTGCGATCGTATTGTTTGTATTTGCTGTCTTTATTGTACACGCAATGCTCGGTATGAGAAAATTGCCTATTACATTTAGACAATATCAAGCATACAAAACACATATGGGCATGATGAAACATGATGATACGACTATGTGGTTTACACAAGCGTTCACAGGTTTTGCTATGTTCTTCCTTGGTTCTGCACACCTTCTTATGATGGCGGTTAAAGCAGATGAAATCGGACCATACGGTTCAGCTGATAGAATGTACTCTGATTTTATGTGGCCATTTTATCTTCTTCTTCTTTTAGCAGTAGAGTTTCACGGTGGTATTGGTCTTTATCGTCTCTGTGTTAAATGGGGATGGTTTGAAGGCGAGCATGCAAAAGAGTCTCGTAAGAACCTTAAAAAAGCTAAATGGGCAATTACAGCATTTTTCTTGGCACTTGGTCTTCTTACCCTTGCAGCGTATGTCAAAATCGGCTACGAGCACAGAAACAATGCGGGTGAGGCATATAAACCATCTGCTCAATTAGAAGTAAGATATGATGTGAAGGTTGGGGCGTAA
- a CDS encoding Hsp20/alpha crystallin family protein: MLVTRFNPFKELKELENRLFNYYPAEVDESGISAFRPTVSTREGEFAYHIEVDLPGVKKEDISIDIKENQIVISGERNYKEERTDKDYYKVESSYGKFQRSFALPENVDVENIEASSTDGVLEVTLPKLKIEQAEVKKIQVK, from the coding sequence ATGTTAGTCACACGATTTAACCCATTCAAAGAACTCAAAGAGTTGGAAAATAGACTGTTCAACTATTACCCTGCTGAAGTAGATGAAAGCGGTATTTCTGCATTTCGCCCAACAGTGAGTACCCGCGAAGGTGAATTTGCTTACCACATCGAGGTTGACCTCCCTGGTGTTAAAAAAGAGGACATTAGCATCGATATCAAAGAGAATCAAATCGTTATCTCAGGTGAGCGAAATTATAAAGAAGAGCGCACTGATAAAGACTACTACAAAGTAGAAAGCTCTTACGGTAAGTTTCAAAGAAGCTTCGCATTGCCAGAAAATGTTGATGTAGAGAACATTGAGGCGAGTAGCACCGATGGTGTACTTGAAGTAACGCTTCCAAAACTCAAAATCGAACAAGCAGAAGTTAAAAAAATTCAAGTCAAATAA
- a CDS encoding diguanylate cyclase codes for MWESKFLPWIFLLLGVLFSMMIAWKSDLWVKETEQLRFQAASHHITNLIEKELDAHIQLIHSVAAFMNASDEVSRDEWKRYALENHINEHFLGFTALGYAPLIQPSERLKHEQSIRDEGFSNYTIFQINTSTNSALFPITYLEPMSELNKKAFGFDLASEIVRKDALHQSFVRADATLSSKIDLVQKYVTDHQAGFLIFFPLYQSKDVPSLPEERLHNAKGVVYIAIDAKKLFEQLLQSSYILVDFEIYDGVVPSNENLLYNSNANLVNPRLSHNVSLEFYGKVWTIHFKAHDVLEMSSSRYLPWFQILFGLLLFSVISGLIYVLQHTQKKAYEIANAKTKLLAKSESEIRSIFQTMQEGILVLNDAGMILECNLAAQEMLQLSKSEIIGNFSSDSKWKAVHEDGSVFELEERPFYKALHTGEPQNNIIMGIKRGDGTYVWVKANAQPIYSDDFEKINSVLITFSDITAYRKSKYELEKYLQIIDMHVIISSTDLYGIITEVSEAFCEISGYTKEELIGKSHNIVRHPDIPSSIYKEMWDTLKKGISWSGEIKNRRKDGSDYWIETIIEPRYNEEYKMVGYTAIRHDITDKKRVEELSITDRLTGLYNRLKLDELFASYLSIAKRHQTPFSIIILDIDKFKSVNDTYGHQVGDSLLQELAKLLKTNIRFEDAVGRWGGEEFLILLPNSDLESARLLAEKLRSLMETQNFAYVGRRTSSFGVASYHLHDDEKSMIARADAALYLAKENGRNRVEIETYMCTLPAF; via the coding sequence GTGTGGGAATCTAAATTCTTACCATGGATTTTTTTGCTCTTAGGTGTGTTGTTTTCCATGATGATTGCATGGAAGAGTGATCTTTGGGTCAAAGAAACAGAGCAACTTCGTTTTCAAGCAGCGTCTCATCATATTACAAATTTAATCGAAAAAGAACTTGATGCGCACATTCAACTTATACACAGCGTAGCTGCGTTTATGAATGCTTCTGATGAAGTATCACGGGATGAGTGGAAACGATATGCACTTGAAAATCATATCAATGAACATTTTCTAGGATTTACAGCTTTAGGCTACGCTCCCTTGATTCAACCTTCTGAACGACTCAAGCATGAACAAAGCATTCGTGATGAAGGATTTTCTAATTACACTATCTTTCAAATAAATACATCCACCAATTCGGCACTCTTTCCTATAACATATCTTGAACCTATGTCTGAACTGAATAAAAAAGCGTTTGGGTTTGACTTGGCTTCAGAGATTGTGCGTAAAGATGCATTGCATCAATCTTTTGTACGAGCAGACGCAACGCTCTCTTCCAAAATCGATTTAGTGCAAAAATATGTCACTGACCATCAGGCAGGTTTTTTAATTTTCTTTCCTTTGTATCAGAGCAAAGATGTCCCCTCTTTGCCTGAAGAACGTTTACACAATGCTAAAGGGGTTGTGTACATTGCCATTGATGCAAAAAAGTTGTTTGAACAACTTTTACAAAGCAGTTATATTTTAGTTGACTTTGAAATCTACGATGGCGTAGTTCCATCAAATGAAAATCTTCTCTACAACTCTAACGCTAATTTAGTGAATCCAAGACTGAGTCATAACGTTTCTTTAGAATTTTATGGAAAAGTATGGACCATTCATTTTAAAGCGCATGATGTCTTAGAAATGAGCAGTAGCCGTTATTTACCGTGGTTCCAAATACTTTTTGGCTTACTCCTATTTAGTGTAATTAGCGGTTTAATTTATGTACTGCAACATACGCAAAAAAAAGCGTATGAAATAGCCAATGCAAAAACAAAACTTCTTGCAAAATCAGAATCAGAAATACGCTCTATTTTTCAGACAATGCAAGAAGGCATTTTGGTACTAAATGATGCGGGAATGATTCTTGAGTGTAATTTAGCGGCGCAAGAGATGCTACAACTTTCTAAAAGTGAGATTATTGGGAATTTCAGTAGCGATTCAAAATGGAAAGCGGTGCATGAAGATGGTTCGGTATTTGAATTGGAAGAGAGACCTTTTTATAAAGCATTACATACAGGTGAGCCACAAAACAATATTATCATGGGAATTAAACGAGGTGATGGTACCTATGTATGGGTGAAAGCTAATGCGCAACCTATTTACTCTGATGATTTTGAGAAGATCAATTCTGTATTGATTACGTTTAGTGATATTACTGCTTATCGCAAATCAAAATATGAACTTGAAAAATATCTTCAAATCATTGATATGCATGTCATCATTTCTAGCACAGATTTATATGGAATCATTACAGAAGTCAGTGAGGCTTTCTGTGAAATTTCAGGCTATACAAAAGAAGAACTTATTGGTAAGAGCCATAATATCGTGAGGCATCCAGACATACCATCATCCATCTACAAAGAGATGTGGGATACGTTGAAAAAAGGTATTTCTTGGTCTGGTGAAATCAAAAATAGACGCAAAGATGGGTCTGATTATTGGATAGAAACAATCATCGAGCCTAGATACAATGAAGAGTACAAAATGGTAGGTTATACAGCCATTCGCCATGATATCACAGATAAAAAAAGAGTTGAAGAACTCTCTATCACGGATCGTTTAACAGGTTTATACAACCGTCTTAAATTGGATGAACTTTTTGCATCGTATCTTAGCATTGCCAAACGCCACCAAACACCTTTCTCGATCATTATTTTGGATATTGATAAGTTTAAATCAGTCAATGATACCTATGGGCACCAAGTCGGCGATAGTTTACTCCAAGAACTAGCGAAGCTTCTAAAAACCAATATTCGTTTTGAAGATGCCGTTGGAAGATGGGGTGGAGAAGAATTTTTGATTCTTCTACCAAACAGTGATCTTGAAAGTGCACGTTTATTGGCAGAAAAACTTCGTAGTCTCATGGAAACCCAAAATTTTGCGTATGTTGGAAGACGTACTAGCAGTTTTGGTGTGGCATCGTACCATTTACACGATGATGAAAAAAGTATGATAGCAAGGGCCGATGCCGCATTGTATCTTGCAAAAGAGAATGGACGAAATCGTGTTGAAATAGAAACATATATGTGTACTTTACCTGCATTCTAA
- the lgt gene encoding prolipoprotein diacylglyceryl transferase gives MLFWNNIYSQFDPVAFKLGPVSVHWYGLMYMLALLGALYAAKWFVKRDNLGFTNQILESYFIWIEIGIVLGARIGYILFYDPHVDYYLANPWQMFNPFMDGTFVGIRGMSYHGAIVGFFLGTWFFYLKHKINVWRLLDVVAISVPVGYIFGRIGNFLNQELFGRPTDVAWGIYVDGVLRHPSQLYEAFLEGLMVFVLLYVYRKFKKYDGELIALYGLFYSIGRFIAEFWREPDFQIGFVYGEWMSKGQALSILMALASLALYILIIKRGKRG, from the coding sequence ATGCTTTTTTGGAATAACATTTATAGCCAATTTGACCCTGTCGCTTTTAAATTAGGTCCTGTTTCTGTGCATTGGTATGGGCTTATGTACATGCTTGCCCTTCTTGGGGCACTTTACGCTGCAAAATGGTTTGTTAAAAGAGACAACCTTGGATTTACCAATCAAATTTTAGAGAGTTATTTTATTTGGATTGAAATTGGCATTGTATTAGGGGCTCGTATTGGGTACATTCTCTTTTATGATCCGCATGTAGATTATTATCTCGCAAATCCATGGCAGATGTTCAACCCATTTATGGATGGAACCTTTGTAGGTATCCGCGGTATGAGTTATCATGGTGCAATTGTTGGATTTTTTCTTGGAACATGGTTTTTTTATCTTAAACACAAAATCAATGTTTGGAGGCTACTGGATGTCGTAGCCATCAGTGTTCCTGTTGGTTACATTTTTGGTCGCATTGGTAATTTTCTCAATCAAGAACTTTTCGGTCGTCCAACCGACGTGGCATGGGGTATTTACGTGGATGGCGTGCTTCGTCACCCTTCTCAACTCTATGAAGCATTTTTGGAAGGATTGATGGTTTTTGTGCTACTCTATGTCTATCGAAAATTTAAAAAATACGATGGCGAACTCATCGCTTTATATGGGCTTTTTTATTCTATTGGCCGCTTTATTGCAGAGTTTTGGCGAGAGCCAGATTTTCAAATTGGCTTTGTTTATGGCGAATGGATGAGTAAAGGACAAGCTCTTTCTATCCTAATGGCTTTGGCTTCTTTAGCATTATACATACTGATAATTAAACGGGGTAAGAGAGGATAA
- a CDS encoding fumarate reductase iron-sulfur subunit yields MSRTITIRAMKYNPQSKLSKAHFAEYKLEETDGMTLFIALTKIRETLDADLSFDFVCRAGICGSCGMMVNGTPKLACRTLTKDFKDGVIQLMPMPAFKLIKDLSVDTGNWMNGMSKRVESWIHTNHTVDISKLEAPMEPKLADETFELDRCIECGICVAACGTKLMRPNFIGAVGLNRVARFAMDPHDNRTDEDFYELVGDDDGIFGCMSLVACEDNCPKHLPLQSKIAYMRRKLVALRS; encoded by the coding sequence ATGAGTAGAACTATTACCATAAGGGCTATGAAATATAACCCACAATCAAAGCTTTCAAAAGCACATTTTGCAGAGTACAAACTTGAAGAAACAGATGGTATGACACTGTTTATTGCGCTTACAAAAATTCGTGAAACTTTAGATGCAGATCTATCGTTTGACTTTGTATGCCGCGCAGGTATCTGTGGAAGTTGTGGTATGATGGTTAATGGAACTCCAAAACTAGCATGCCGTACATTAACAAAAGATTTTAAAGATGGCGTTATTCAATTAATGCCTATGCCAGCATTCAAACTGATCAAAGATCTTTCTGTTGATACAGGTAACTGGATGAACGGTATGAGTAAGAGAGTTGAGAGTTGGATTCATACAAATCATACTGTTGATATCTCTAAACTTGAAGCACCAATGGAGCCAAAACTCGCTGATGAGACATTTGAGCTTGATCGTTGTATTGAGTGTGGTATCTGTGTTGCAGCATGTGGTACAAAACTAATGAGACCAAACTTCATTGGTGCTGTTGGCTTGAACCGTGTTGCTCGTTTTGCAATGGATCCACATGATAATAGAACTGACGAGGACTTCTATGAACTCGTTGGTGATGATGACGGAATTTTTGGATGTATGAGTCTCGTTGCGTGCGAAGACAACTGTCCAAAACACTTACCTCTTCAATCAAAAATCGCTTATATGAGAAGAAAACTCGTAGCACTTCGCTCGTAA
- a CDS encoding fumarate reductase flavoprotein subunit, protein MNVKYCDALVIGGGLAGLRAAIATQSKGLSTTVLSLCPVKRSHSAAAQGGMQASLGNSKMSRGDNEDVHFADTVKGSDWGCDQEVARMFVTVAPKAIRELAGWGVPWTRIAKGSREAIINAERTTIVEDDEVHGYIHSRDFGGTKKWRTCYTADATGHTMLFGVANEALKHNVNIEDRKEAIALIHENNRCYGAIVRDLVTGELWAYVAKGTLIATGGYGRLYKQTTNAVICDGIGAAIALETGVATLGNMEAVQFHPTPIVPSGILLTEGCRGDGGILRDVDGHRFMPDYEPEKKELASRDVVSRRMMEHIRKGKGVKSPYGEHLWLDISILGRAHIERNLRDVQEICQIFNGIDPADEGPKGWAPVLPMQHYSMGGIRTKPTGESPTLAGLFSAGEAACWDMHGFNRLGGNSVSETVVAGMIVGDYFADYCLSNEVNVNTATIEKALKKQKDFIDHLLTNKGKYNIFEIKNRMRDIMWEKVAIFRDGKGLAEAVNELEELLKKSHDVTVKSKTTSANPELEEAYRVPMMLKLALCVAVGARDRTESRGAHYREDFLKRDDANWLKRTLTSWKDGATLPTVTYEDLDIMKMEIPPAFRGYGAKGMIIENELSLKRQEEVDKLREEMEAAGKDRHEIQDALMPFELQPYYKAKNERFGDPK, encoded by the coding sequence ATGAACGTAAAATATTGTGATGCACTGGTAATCGGTGGTGGTTTAGCAGGTCTTAGAGCAGCGATTGCAACTCAATCTAAAGGTCTAAGCACAACAGTTTTAAGTCTTTGTCCAGTAAAGAGATCTCACTCTGCTGCGGCACAAGGTGGTATGCAAGCAAGTCTTGGTAACTCAAAAATGAGCCGTGGTGATAATGAAGATGTTCACTTTGCGGATACTGTAAAAGGTAGCGACTGGGGTTGTGACCAAGAAGTTGCACGTATGTTCGTTACTGTTGCACCTAAAGCTATCCGTGAGTTAGCTGGTTGGGGCGTGCCTTGGACTAGAATTGCAAAAGGTAGCAGAGAAGCAATCATCAATGCTGAGAGAACAACTATCGTTGAAGACGATGAAGTACATGGTTATATCCACTCTCGTGACTTTGGTGGTACTAAAAAATGGAGAACCTGTTATACAGCGGATGCTACAGGTCATACCATGCTTTTTGGTGTTGCTAACGAAGCGTTAAAACACAATGTAAATATTGAAGATAGAAAAGAAGCGATTGCGCTTATTCATGAAAACAACCGCTGTTATGGTGCGATTGTAAGAGACCTCGTAACAGGAGAGCTTTGGGCTTATGTTGCTAAAGGTACTTTGATCGCAACAGGTGGTTACGGTAGACTTTATAAACAAACAACCAACGCGGTTATTTGTGATGGTATTGGTGCTGCTATTGCTCTTGAGACTGGTGTTGCGACACTTGGTAACATGGAAGCGGTACAATTCCACCCAACTCCAATCGTTCCTTCAGGTATCCTTTTAACAGAAGGTTGTCGAGGGGACGGTGGTATCTTACGTGACGTTGATGGTCATAGATTTATGCCAGACTACGAGCCAGAGAAAAAAGAACTTGCAAGCCGTGACGTTGTAAGTCGTCGTATGATGGAACACATCCGTAAAGGTAAAGGTGTTAAATCTCCATATGGCGAGCACTTATGGTTAGATATCTCTATCCTTGGTCGTGCACACATTGAAAGAAACTTAAGAGACGTACAAGAAATTTGTCAAATCTTTAACGGTATCGATCCTGCGGATGAAGGTCCAAAAGGTTGGGCGCCAGTTCTTCCAATGCAACACTACTCAATGGGTGGTATCAGAACAAAACCAACTGGTGAGTCTCCAACTCTAGCAGGTCTTTTCTCAGCAGGTGAAGCTGCATGTTGGGATATGCACGGATTTAACCGCCTTGGTGGTAACTCTGTAAGTGAGACTGTTGTTGCTGGTATGATCGTTGGTGATTATTTTGCTGATTACTGTTTATCAAATGAGGTAAATGTTAACACCGCAACGATTGAAAAAGCATTGAAAAAACAAAAAGATTTCATTGACCATTTATTGACTAACAAAGGTAAATATAACATCTTTGAAATCAAAAACAGAATGAGAGACATTATGTGGGAAAAAGTTGCGATTTTCCGTGATGGCAAAGGTCTTGCTGAAGCGGTTAACGAACTTGAAGAACTTCTCAAAAAATCTCATGACGTTACTGTTAAATCTAAAACAACATCTGCGAACCCAGAGCTTGAAGAAGCGTATCGTGTTCCTATGATGCTTAAACTTGCACTTTGTGTTGCTGTTGGTGCAAGAGATAGAACAGAGAGTCGTGGTGCTCACTATAGAGAAGACTTCCTTAAACGTGATGATGCTAACTGGTTGAAACGTACACTCACTTCATGGAAAGATGGTGCTACACTTCCAACAGTTACATACGAAGATTTAGATATTATGAAAATGGAAATTCCACCAGCATTCCGTGGATATGGCGCAAAAGGTATGATTATTGAGAATGAACTCAGCCTTAAACGTCAAGAAGAAGTGGATAAACTTCGTGAAGAGATGGAAGCAGCAGGCAAAGATAGACATGAAATCCAAGATGCGCTTATGCCATTTGAGCTTCAACCATATTATAAAGCTAAAAATGAGAGATTTGGAGATCCAAAATGA